The genomic DNA ACCAGGACATGATGGAGGGCACTATGCGAACAACAGGGACCGTGCGGATACTCGTCGTCGATGATCACCCTTCGTTTCGTCGCGGTGTGAAGGATATTCTGGAAGAAGGATTCGAGGGCGCCAGCATGGCTGAGTGTGGAAATGCGCAGGAGATGCTGGACCATGTTCGCGAGCAGCCCTACGACCTCGTCGTCATGGACATCAGTATGCCGGGACGGAGCGGGCCGGAAGTTTTGAAGGAACTGAAGCAACTGGCGCCGACGCTGCCTGTCTTGATCTTGAGCATGCACCCGGAAGACCAGTATGCCATTCGTATGTTTAAGGCCGGCGCGGCAGGGTATCTCACGAAGGCGAGTGCGCCGGAAGAGCTGGTCCATGCAGCGAAAAAAGTCATGTCGGGCGGGCAGTACGTCAGTGCTTCGGTGGGAGAAGCCTTGGCGTTGACGGTCAGGACCGGGGTCGACAAGTTGGCCCATGAACGGCTGTCGGACCGGGAGTACGAAGTGCTCTGTCTGATTGCTTCCGGACAGACCGTCAGTGACATTGCCGAAAGTATTCATCTCAGCGTGACGACGATCAGTACGTATCGAGCGAGAATTCTGGACAAAATGAATTTGAAAAATAATTCCGAGTTGACGCGCTATGCGTTGCAGCATGGGTTGGTCGTATAAGGGAATGGGGCCGGCTGCCACGCGCATGTCGTTATAACCATGACGTTGAGTCACTGTCTATTTGTGACACAGGAATCGCACCTCTGCCGATAGCATCCTCCTCTTCTCGGGCCTATCCTCATCTTCATGCAGAAGCCGTGGATCTCCACTACGACGACATTGCTTGCGGTCTTTGAGGCTGCGCAGGGACAGGGATCGGCAGAGCGGTCTGGTATTGATCGCCGAACCGGGTCCTTTCGCCCGGGTTGGCCCGGCATCCTCACCGGATTGACCGCCGTGGAAGCCGCGATGTTACAAGACCTCGCCTGGTGGGGTCCTCAAATGGCGCGTCGATTGACACAACTCACAGGCGTTCGAACCACAACCTAAGCCGATCCAGACGTGGGTGAACTGATGGAGCAACCGACTGGTAGAAGCGGACAGCGATCCGGGAAACGACCCACGGTCGCCGTGGTGTACGAAGACGTCACGACCGGCTACAAGTGTGCCGATTGGTTTGCGCTGCACGGGTACCAAGCCACCATGACGTCGGCAGTCCATCACCTGGAGCGCAACCTGAAGGAACTTCGTCCGGATGTGATTGTGGTGAGATTGTCGTCCGCTCCGACGCCGCTGCACAGTACCGTACCCAGACTCAAAATGACCTGCCCGCAAGTGCCGATTATTGCGATGGTGGATCAATCAACGGATGCCCTGGATGGGGTGGCTCCTGATCTGACCAAGGCTTTCGGTGCTGATGTCTTTATGTGTGATTCCCTGGATCCGCCGTCGCCGCCCTCGTAGTACGCCTCCACGCCTGACTTGCTCAGACACCGCCTAGCATAGACAGTGCGACGATGGTCAGCCGTCCCATCGTGCCAGTGTCTCACCAGCTGAAAGGAGTCGAATCGTGGCGAAACCCAAGGTATTTGTTCTCACAGATGATCAGGCAGCCGTTGCCGCCGTGCGCAGCTCGATCGAGAGCGAGTGTGAGGTGTTCGTGGCCGCATGGGATCGGACGGCGGTGGTTCAGATCCACGAACAGGCCCCGTTGGTCGTGCTTCTGGATTTGGGGTCCTCGTCCGATCCCGTTGTCGAGGAGCGTGTGCGGGTTCTGCAGGAAGTGCGACAAACCGGGCATGCCGGAAAGGTCATCGCCTGCACGGAAAGGACGGAGCGCCGCCTCGCCGTCCGCGCGATCCAGTATGGAGCCTACGACGTGTTGTCTAAACCGCTGGATATCACCCTTCTGGCACAACTCATCCGGCGGGCTGCGGGAGTGGCTGATCTGGAGCGAGAGGCCCGAGGCGTCATGGTTGGAGGAGGCCCTGAAGAATTCAGCGGCATGCTCGGCACCAGCGCCAGCATTCACCGTATCTTCGACGCCATACGAAAGGTTTCCACGAACGATGCACCGATCTTGATCACCGGGGAGAGCGGCACCGGTAAGGAGCTGACGGCGCGCGCGATTCACGAGAGAGGGTTACGGCATCAGGGACCGTTCATTCCCATCAACTGCGGGGCGATTCCAGAAAGTTTGCTGGAGTCGGAACTTTTTGGGTACGAACGTGGAGCCTTTACGGGAGCGGTGAGCCAAAAGAAAGGCAAGGTTGAATTCGCTCAAGGGGGGACGCTTTTCCTCGACGAAGTGGGCGAACTCCCGAATGCCTTGCAGGTGAAGTTATTGCGCTTTCTCCAGGACCACACGTTTGAGCGGGTGGGCGGGCATCAGCCGATAGAAATGAACGTGCGAATCATCGCCGCGACGAATGTGAACCTGAAGGAGGCCATTGAAAAAGGAACGTTCCGCGAGGACCTCTATTATCGGCTCGGGGTGGTCCATATCAATGTGCCTCCGCTTCGGGAGCGCGGTGAGGATGTGTCGCTGATGGCCATGGCGTTCCTGCGTCAGGCGGCAGCGCACTATGGTAAACATCTGGAAGGTTTTACCCGCGAAGCGCTGGAGGCGATGCGTGCCTATGCCTGGCCGGGAAATGTGCGTGAACTGTCGAACAGGGCCGGTCGTGCGGTGGTGATGGCGGAAGGCACGCATGTGACTCCGGCGGATCTCGATATCCCGCATGAGGTGGCGCGACCGGACGGTAGCTCGATTTCGCTCAAGGTGAATCAACAGCGGATCGAGACCGATCTGATCATGAAGGCCTTCACGCTGTCGCAGGGCAACTTGAGTCGAGCCGCTCAGGAATTAGGGATTAGCCGTTCGACGTTGTATAGACGGCTGCGTCAGTACGGGATGGACCGGACGCTTGATGCGCGGCGAACCCTCGAGGTGTTCCCGCGCGCCTCGCTGTCAGAGCACTGAGGATATGGCGGCAGGTGGAGCCTGATCGTGGTTGTGTGTGCCGTGTTGAGGCAGCTCTGTCAGTCTCGCCGGTCGAGCGAGCGCGCAGGTGCGTAAAACCGTTGACCGTCGTACGGGTATTTGGTACATACAACAGTCTACGATCACCGCCGACCTTGCTGTTCTCCGAGGCACTGATCCTCATCTCGGCTT from Nitrospira sp. ND1 includes the following:
- a CDS encoding response regulator transcription factor, which translates into the protein MRTTGTVRILVVDDHPSFRRGVKDILEEGFEGASMAECGNAQEMLDHVREQPYDLVVMDISMPGRSGPEVLKELKQLAPTLPVLILSMHPEDQYAIRMFKAGAAGYLTKASAPEELVHAAKKVMSGGQYVSASVGEALALTVRTGVDKLAHERLSDREYEVLCLIASGQTVSDIAESIHLSVTTISTYRARILDKMNLKNNSELTRYALQHGLVV
- a CDS encoding sigma-54 dependent transcriptional regulator, translating into MAKPKVFVLTDDQAAVAAVRSSIESECEVFVAAWDRTAVVQIHEQAPLVVLLDLGSSSDPVVEERVRVLQEVRQTGHAGKVIACTERTERRLAVRAIQYGAYDVLSKPLDITLLAQLIRRAAGVADLEREARGVMVGGGPEEFSGMLGTSASIHRIFDAIRKVSTNDAPILITGESGTGKELTARAIHERGLRHQGPFIPINCGAIPESLLESELFGYERGAFTGAVSQKKGKVEFAQGGTLFLDEVGELPNALQVKLLRFLQDHTFERVGGHQPIEMNVRIIAATNVNLKEAIEKGTFREDLYYRLGVVHINVPPLRERGEDVSLMAMAFLRQAAAHYGKHLEGFTREALEAMRAYAWPGNVRELSNRAGRAVVMAEGTHVTPADLDIPHEVARPDGSSISLKVNQQRIETDLIMKAFTLSQGNLSRAAQELGISRSTLYRRLRQYGMDRTLDARRTLEVFPRASLSEH